From the Flavobacterium galactosidilyticum genome, one window contains:
- a CDS encoding flavin reductase family protein: MKHISRDGISQMEKIERLNLINSCTGYKSANLLATKSVEGNSNVAIFSSVTHLGSNPAMIGFIMRPTTVPRDTYKNIKETGFFTVNHITADMIEDAHHTSANYELGISEFDKTNLQEEYKNGIKVPFVKGSPVQLYCKYVNEYYIKENDTIHVIASIENLFFEEELEHKDGWLQIDKGNVVALNGLDGYCLPKLIERFEYARQEIPTTPFPKK; this comes from the coding sequence ATGAAACACATTTCTAGAGATGGTATTTCTCAGATGGAGAAAATCGAAAGATTAAATTTAATCAATTCTTGCACAGGTTATAAATCTGCCAATCTACTTGCTACAAAATCTGTTGAGGGAAACTCAAATGTTGCTATTTTTAGCAGTGTAACACATTTAGGAAGCAATCCGGCGATGATAGGATTTATTATGCGTCCTACAACGGTACCAAGAGACACGTACAAGAATATAAAAGAGACTGGCTTTTTTACAGTAAATCACATTACGGCTGATATGATTGAGGATGCGCATCATACATCAGCAAATTATGAACTGGGGATTTCTGAATTTGATAAAACAAACTTACAAGAAGAATATAAAAACGGCATTAAAGTTCCATTTGTAAAAGGCAGTCCTGTGCAATTGTATTGCAAATATGTGAATGAATATTACATTAAAGAAAATGATACTATTCATGTCATTGCATCCATTGAAAATTTATTTTTCGAGGAAGAATTAGAGCATAAAGATGGTTGGCTACAAATTGACAAAGGAAATGTTGTGGCTCTAAATGGACTTGATGGGTATTGTTTACCCAAATTAATAGAGCGTTTTGAATATGCTCGTCAAGAAATCCCAACTACACCATTTCCTAAAAAGTAA